The Dehalobacter sp. genome window below encodes:
- a CDS encoding helix-turn-helix transcriptional regulator translates to MLASTSYTPEEVAQKLKISKYTVYELIKRGDLAAYRVGRKVRVEDKDIEAYIQKSKGASMTTDVFSYSFSDRSAEPVRALDLSLSDTIVICGQDVILDILTRHLLKQYPNIKFLKNYIGSIDGLLALYRGEANIAAVHLWDSDADDYNLPYIRRLMPGHQAIVINLAYRREGFYVPRGNPKNIISWKDLTRPDIHFINRERGSGARVLLDEKLRMESIPHHIINGYYDEEMSHMAVASKVARGEADLGLGIEKAAMQVLGLDFIPLQTERYDLVIRQEDLTKPHFQTLLAIIRSEAYRKEVKGLGGYDVSRMGEIME, encoded by the coding sequence TTGCTCGCAAGCACTTCCTATACTCCTGAAGAAGTAGCCCAGAAACTTAAAATATCCAAGTATACCGTCTATGAATTGATTAAACGCGGGGATCTTGCAGCATACCGGGTTGGACGTAAGGTAAGAGTAGAGGACAAGGATATCGAAGCCTATATTCAGAAAAGCAAAGGTGCCTCAATGACGACCGACGTTTTTTCTTATTCTTTCTCTGATCGTTCAGCAGAGCCAGTCCGCGCTTTGGATCTCTCTCTATCGGATACGATTGTTATTTGTGGTCAGGATGTCATTCTGGATATTCTTACCCGTCATCTCCTGAAACAATACCCGAATATCAAATTTTTAAAAAACTATATCGGAAGCATTGATGGCCTTCTGGCGCTTTATAGAGGCGAGGCCAACATTGCAGCGGTTCATCTTTGGGACAGTGATGCTGATGATTATAATCTTCCATATATCCGAAGACTTATGCCCGGACATCAGGCTATTGTGATTAACCTTGCCTATCGTCGAGAGGGTTTTTACGTCCCTCGTGGTAACCCCAAAAATATCATATCCTGGAAAGACCTGACCAGACCGGATATCCATTTTATTAACCGTGAACGCGGCTCGGGGGCCCGTGTCCTTCTTGATGAAAAACTGCGCATGGAAAGTATCCCGCACCACATCATTAATGGCTATTACGACGAAGAAATGAGCCATATGGCCGTGGCCAGCAAAGTTGCGCGGGGAGAAGCCGATCTTGGACTGGGTATTGAAAAAGCCGCTATGCAGGTGTTAGGGCTTGACTTTATTCCGCTGCAAACGGAAAGATATGACCTCGTGATACGCCAGGAAGACCTGACTAAACCGCACTTCCAGACCCTACTGGCCATTATCCGTTCTGAGGCCTACCGCAAGGAAGTCAAGGGATTGGGCGGCTATGATGTCTCGCGGATGGGCGAAATAATGGAGTAG
- the modA gene encoding molybdate ABC transporter substrate-binding protein, producing MKKFGGILIMLLVACLVLVGCSSSGSSANGNEQNGTVPVEKKEIFVSAAASLKDAMTEIETQYEAKNAGINLTINYGSSGSLQQQIEQGAPTDLFISAGKKQMDALEKGNLLAEGTRMNLLGNDLILITGKDNKSITSFQDLTKADKISIGTPDSVPAGKYAQESLTSMKLWSTLQAKFVMAKDVTQVLTYVESGNVDVGIVYQSDAQGSDKVKVVAVAPADSHSAIVYPAAVIAGTKNLTEAKNFLSYLSSGEAQQIFVKYGFKIIK from the coding sequence ATGAAAAAGTTTGGTGGAATTCTGATTATGCTTTTGGTTGCATGTTTGGTACTTGTCGGCTGCAGTAGCTCGGGTAGCTCAGCAAATGGTAATGAACAAAACGGAACTGTTCCGGTCGAGAAAAAAGAGATTTTTGTATCAGCAGCGGCCAGTTTAAAAGATGCCATGACAGAAATAGAAACACAATATGAAGCCAAAAACGCGGGGATTAATCTGACGATTAACTATGGTTCATCTGGTTCTTTGCAGCAGCAGATTGAGCAAGGTGCGCCAACCGATTTATTTATTTCAGCAGGGAAAAAACAAATGGATGCATTGGAAAAAGGAAACCTTTTAGCGGAAGGTACCCGGATGAACCTGCTTGGAAATGATCTTATACTGATCACAGGAAAAGATAACAAAAGTATCACCAGTTTCCAGGATCTTACCAAGGCAGATAAAATCAGCATCGGTACCCCGGACAGTGTACCGGCAGGAAAATATGCTCAGGAATCCTTGACCAGTATGAAATTATGGAGCACGCTGCAAGCTAAATTCGTGATGGCCAAAGATGTCACCCAAGTACTGACATACGTGGAAAGCGGAAACGTTGATGTAGGTATTGTCTATCAGTCTGATGCTCAGGGATCCGATAAAGTAAAAGTCGTTGCAGTTGCGCCGGCTGACAGCCATAGCGCCATTGTTTATCCTGCAGCTGTAATTGCCGGTACCAAAAATCTGACGGAAGCGAAGAATTTCTTAAGTTACTTAAGCAGTGGCGAAGCTCAACAGATTTTTGTGAAATATGGTTTTAAAATAATTAAATAA